A stretch of Brassica rapa cultivar Chiifu-401-42 chromosome A08, CAAS_Brap_v3.01, whole genome shotgun sequence DNA encodes these proteins:
- the LOC103835423 gene encoding E3 ubiquitin-protein ligase AIRP2, translated as MYYQLTKSSYMDSLKILEADIEHANGLAAEIPMGKSGVRLQMKLVCSNLAPFFIFLLQWMDFSCLLPRYFDFFHILIYKVRADGRWNRSRYGRKATIREFYGVILPSLERLHINFSDSPGGDTLWYPNPKAITYDIEGNRFITNSVDSEREEECGICLEPCTKMVLPNCCHAMCIKCYRNWNTKSESCPFCRGNIKRVNSEDLWVLTCDEDVVDPETVTKEDLFRFYLHINSLPKDYPEAVFLGYNEYLI; from the exons aTGTATTATCAGTTGACCAAGTCTTCTTACATGGACTCTTTGAAGATTCTTGAAGCTGACATTGAGCACGCTAATGGACT gGCTGCTGAGATTCCCATGGGGAAGAGCGGTGTTCGACTTCAGATGAAACTGGTTTGCAGCAATTTGGCTcctttcttcatcttcctccttCAATGGATGGACTTCTCATGTCTCCTCCCAAGATATTTCGATTTCTTCCACATACTCATCTACAAG GTACGTGCTGATGGGCGGTGGAATCGATCCCGGTACGGAAGGAAAGCAACAATCAGAGAGTTCTACG GTGTTATATTACCATCGCTAGAGCGTCTTCACATCAATTTCTCTGACTCACCAGGCGGCGACACCTTGTGGTATCCCAATCCAAAAGCCATCACGTATGACATCGAAGGCAACAGATTCATTACTAACAGCGTTGACTCTGAGAGAGAAGAGGAATGTGGGATCTGCTTAGAGCCTTGCACCAAAATGGTGTTACCAAACTGCTGTCACGCCATGTGCATCAAATGTTATAGGAACTGGAACACGAAGTCTGAGTCGTGCCCGTTTTGTCGAGGGAACATCAAGAGGGTTAACTCGGAGGATCTGTGGGTGCTGACTTGCGATGAGGATGTGGTGGATCCTGAGACTGTTACTAAAGAGGATCTTTTTAGGTTCTATCTACACATTAATAGTCTGCCTAAAGATTATCCTGAAGCTGTCTTCTTAGGGTACAACGAGTACTTGATATGA
- the LOC103835584 gene encoding 3-oxoacyl-[acyl-carrier-protein] reductase 3, chloroplastic, with product CVQVLVNYARSAQEAEDVSKQIEAFGGQAITFGGDVSKVADVDAMMKTAIDAWGTTDVVVNNAGITRDTLLIRMKKSQWDEVIDLNLTGVFLCTQAATKIMMKKRKGRIINIASVVGLIGNIGQANYAAAKAGVIGFSKTAAREGASRNINVNVVCPRFIASDMTAKLGEDMEKKILGTIPLGRYGQPEDVAGLVEFLALSPAAGYITGQAFTIDGGIAI from the exons TGTGTGCAGGTCTTAGTGAATTATGCTAGGTCAGCGCAGGAGGCTGAAGACGTTTCTAAACAG ATTGAAGCATTTGGTGGCCAGGCTATTACTTTCGGGGGTGATGTCTCGAAAGTGGCTGATGTGGACGCCATGATGAAAACC GCGATTGATGCATGGGGAACTACTGATGTCGTTGTTAACAATGCAG GAATTACTCGGGATACCTTGTTGATACGAATGAAGAAGTCCCAATGGGATGAAGTGATTGATTTGAATCTCACTGGAGTATTCCTCTGCACCCAG GCAGCAACAAAGAtcatgatgaagaagagaa AGGGAAGAATCATCAACATAGCGTCAGTTGTTGGTCTCATTGGTAATATTGGCCAAGCAAACTACGCTGCTGCTAAAGCTGGAGTTATCGGGTTCTCCAAGACTGCTGCCAGAGAGGGTGCTAGCAGGAACATAAAT GTTAATGTGGTTTGCCCCCGGTTCATTGCATCTGACATGACTGCCAAGCTTGGAGAAGACATGGAAAAGAAAATATTGGGAACAATCCCATTAG GACGATATGGACAACCAGAAGATGTGGCTGGCTTGGTAGAATTCTTGGCTCTCAGTCCTGCAGCCGGTTACATCACCGGACAG GCATTCACCATCGATGGAGGTATTGCCATCTAG
- the LOC103835424 gene encoding rootletin: MHENDDPPSDSVADENVNDDDPPQDSPESVAADVIENDDETNEQELDPDQGTGFVDSKEDMFVDAPEELNFDTPSKEALTTDADDNNEKEEEDREKELVVFQEQFNLSTGENHSKGEEEKIHHEDAFKELQGIIIKKDEEIAHLTAKISELSSSSSSQDEEEQQLVSATDRILLSLSNVFGQEEPQLGSSVSEKITNLENGVAFLSAKYTEFYYGADQLRKCLSSDDADLRFQEDFGSALGGACSELLELKEKEASLHERLTHLQDENRKLVEQVSKDREVIESMRTELEQEKTRCVNTKEKLSMAVTKGKALVQNRDALKHQISEKTTELENRLAELQEKTVALETSQLLKGQLEQSLAEMADELSDKSVSLEACEVAKRGLEQSLDEKAKELEECLMKLQALDESELIKGELVKSEAIVASYQEMVSSKSSIIENIESILPHVNDSSDDIIEKVRSLVEEREEYNRLKDMNLSIDLPEEISESTLEARLTWLSESFLHSKDEVIALQNQIERLSTSLSAEMDEKSSIREELDDITLRFKALEETAERDSLEREETVRRLVETSGLMMTEGVEHHAVLVDRSFDQIEKKLRDSSESSYGNEESFEKFQSLLYASGLELSLCKEMLGEGMLASLQVSNLSNELASVKEEKLALETDLERSEEKSALLKDKLSMAIKKGKGLVQDREKLKAQLDEKNSEIEKLMLELQELTSTVDSYKNQISTLSGDLERTKELEDELVAVKDERDELKRSLSLNDTLLQKVMSIPVDLATEDSSEKIERLVGYFKEVQEARVEEQEEQEKVKEEASTLASKLAEAHTTLKLVEDALSAAEGNIDRLAEENRQVQAAKELVELELQKAVGEASSLSSELDEACAIRNTLEAALKQAERNISDIISEKEEAQSSTATAEMELEKVKEEVTEAHSTIQSLKETLAQTESNMDSLSKQIEDDKALTTNLRNELELERSKMAEASLTIGSLEEALMKAENSLSVLQGEMVKAEVEKSTLSSKLNVCMEELAGSNGNSQSKSMEIIAHLDNLQMVLKDGGLVSRVNEFLERKFKSLRDMDVIARDIIINSGEKGLAGEMNNVTEDDSTVAESLLSGLDNSVDTELENSKENNTADEDEISSSLRKITEGVNLKNKILEKNFDVFSTSIDTLIAALMENMTAARADVINVKGHNESLQEQVRSAEDILREKENTIAALETDLSSLMSVCGEAASELQLEVKNNLLELVQLQENDNGGETESTEHPQEELHVSECSRRAKELSSAAEKACATLKLFETTSNAAAVLIRDMEDRLKETSTALEKVVLERDLNQTEVSSYVAKVESTEALCQDLKLQLENLKAEEEKWHEKEVELSTLYDKLQEQEAKESLIPASDIRALFDKINGIEMPSVDQTNELDLQSPYDVKKLFAVVDSVTKMQHQIDLLSYEQKELTSTLAAKDLEIQGLKEAAEAKSTTELELVKANKELSKLISGLEKLLGDDPVVDLDFSESWTLLQALEKKIASLLLESESSKSKAQELGLKLVSSEKLVEKLSLKVKEFEDKLQSKAVQPDVVHERSIFEAPRASSSSEISEIEDKGALGKKSISAVPTAAQVRVVRKASTDHLAINIDSESEHLMNNNEADEDKGHVFKSLNMSGLIPMQGKMIADRVDGIWVSGGRVLMSRPQARLGIMVYSLLLHLWLLASIL, from the exons ATGCACGAGAATGATGATCCTCCGTCTGATTCGGTAGCTGATGAAAATGTGAATGATGATGATCCTCCGCAGGACTCGCCTGAATCTGTAGCTGCTGATGTGATTGAGAATGATGACGAGACAAATGAGCAAGAGCTTGATCCTGACCAG GGAACAGGTTTTGTTGATAGTAAGGAAGACATGTTTGTTGATGCTCCTGAAGAGTTGAACTTTGACACACCTAGCAAAGAAGCTCTCACCACAGATGCTGATGATAac AatgagaaggaggaggaggataggGAGAAGGAACTTGTAGTGTTTCAGGAACAGTTTAACCTCTCAACTGGTGAGAACCATTCCAAAGGCGAAGAAGAGAAGATTCATCACGAGGATGCATTCAAGGAGCTTCAAGGGATTATCATTAAGAAAGACGAGGAGATTGCTCACCTCACCGCAAAGATCTCAGAgctttcttcctcttcttcctcacaGGACGAGGAGGAGCAGCAGCTTGTTTCTGCAACGGATAGGATTCTGCTTTCTCTTAGTAACGTGTTTGGGCAAGAAGAGCCGCAGCTTGGCTCTTCCGTCTCTGAAAAGATTACTAATCTTGAAAACGGAGTTGCGTTTTTAAGCGCAAAGTACACTGAGTTTTACTACGGTGCTGATCAATTGAGGAAGTGTTTGTCTAGTGATGATGCTGATCTTCGTTTCCAAGAGGATTTTGGTTCAGCTCTCGGTGGTGCTTGCTCTGAGCTACTTGAGCTCAAGGAGAAGGAAGCATCCCTTCACGAGAGGCTCACCCATCTACAAGATGAAAACAGGAAACTGGTTGAGCAAGTGAGCAAAGATAGAGAAGTGATTGAGTCCATGAGGACAGAGCTTGAGCAGGAGAAGACAAGGTGTGTCAACACGAAAGAGAAGCTCAGCATGGCTGTAACCAAGGGTAAGGCGTTAGTTCAGAACCGTGACGCGTTAAAGCATCAAATATCTGAGAAAACAACGGAGCTTGAGAATAGGTTGGCTGAGTTACAAGAGAAGACGGTTGCTCTTGAAACTTCTCAGTTACTCAAGGGACAGCTTGAGCAATCTTTAGCTGAGATGGCAGATGAACTGAGTGATAAGTCTGTATCCTTGGAAGCATGTGAGGTAGCAAAGAGAGGGTTGGAACAGTCTTTAGATGAGAAAGCAAAAGAACTTGAAGAGTGTTTGATGAAACTACAAGCATTGGATGAATCAGAACTCATCAAAGGCGAGTTAGTAAAATCCGAAGCCATCGTTGCGTCATATCAAGAAATGGTGTCGTCAAAGAGCTCAATCATTGAAAACATTGAATCCATCTTGCCACACGTTAATGATAGCTCTGACGATATCATTGAGAAGGTTAGGTCACTTGTAGAAGAGAGGGAAGAATACAACAGACTTAAAGATATGAACCTCTCCATTGACTTACCTGAGGAGATCTCCGAATCCACCTTAGAAGCTCGCCTAACTTGGCTTAGTGAATCATTTTTACATTCAAAGGATGAAGTTATCGCTTTGCAGAACCAGATAGAAAGATTAAGTACGTCTCTTTCGGCAGAAATGGATGAGAAAAGTAGCATTAGAGAGGAGCTTGATGATATAACTTTGAGGTTTAAAGCATTGGAGGAAACTGCAGAGAGAGATTCTTTGGAGAGAGAGGAAACTGTGAGGAGGCTTGTGGAAACCTCCGGCTTGATGATGACAGAAGGAGTTGAACATCATGCTGTCCTTGTTGATAGATCTTTTGATCAGATAGAAAAGAAACTCAGGGACTCTAGTGAGAGTTCTTATGGCAACGAAGAATCATTTGAAAAATTTCAAAGTCTCCTTTATGCTAGTGGTCTGGAGTTATCACTTTGTAAGGAAATGTTAGGAGAGGGAATGCTGGCTAGTTTGCAGGTAAGCAATCTCTCAAACGAACTTGCTTCagtgaaagaagaaaaacttgCTTTGGAGACAGATCTTGAGAGGTCAGAGGAGAAGTCTGCGTTGCTCAAAGACAAACTTTCCATGGCTATTAAGAAGGGTAAGGGGCTTGTTCAAGATAGGGAGAAGTTGAAAGCTCAGTTGGATGAGAAAAACTCTGAGATCGAGAAGCTGATGCTGGAGCTGCAGGAGTTAACTAGTACAGTTGATAGCTACAAGAATCAGATAAGTACGTTATCAGGAGACTTAGAGCGGACAAAGGAGCTAGAGGATGAGCTTGTTGCTGTTAAAGACGAAAGAGATGAACTTAAGCGGTCTTTATCTCTGAATGACACCTTGTTGCAGAAAGTGATGAGCATCCCTGTTGATTTAGCAACTGAGGATTCTTCAGAAAAGATTGAGAGACTTGTTGGGTACTTCAAGGAAGTGCAGGAAGCTAGAGTGGAGGAACAAGAAGAGCAAGAAAAGGTAAAAGAAGAAGCAAGTACATTAGCTAGTAAGTTAGCAGAAGCCCACACAACCTTGAAGTTGGTTGAGGATGCCTTGTCTGCTGCAGAGGGTAACATAGATCGACTTGCTGAGGAGAATAGGCAAGTTCAAGCTGCCAAGGAGCTTGTAGAACTTGAGCTGCAGAAAGCAGTTGGAGAGGCATCCTCTCTGTCTAGCGAGCTGGATGAAGCTTGTGCAATTAGGAATACACTTGAAGCTGCACTTAAGCAGGCTGAAAGGAATATATCTGATATCATCAGTGAAAAGGAAGAGGCTCAAAGCAGTACCGCTACTGCAGAGATGGAGCTCGAGAAGGTTAAAGAAGAAGTAACAGAAGCACATAGCACCATACAATCACTTAAAGAGACACTTGCTCAGACAGAAAGCAACATGGATTCGCTCTCCAAACAAATCGAAGATGACAAAGCTCTCACTACAAATTTGAGGAATGAGTTAGAGTTAGAGCGTAGCAAGATGGCTGAGGCTTCCTTGACGATAGGATCCCTGGAAGAGGCACTGATGAAGGCGGAGAATAGCCTTTCTGTCTTGCAAGGAGAAATGGTGAAAGCTGAAGTTGAGAAATCAACTCTCAGTAGTAAACTTAATGTGTGCATGGAAGAGTTAGCTGGATCAAATGGAAATTCCCAGAGCAAATCTATGGAGATAATTGCTCATCTTGATAATCTCCAGATGGTTCTAAAGGATGGAGGGTTGGTTTCCAGGGTGAATGAGTTTCTTGAAAGGAAATTTAAGAGCCTTAGAGACATGGATGTCATTGCTAGAGATATCATAATAAATTCTGGTGAGAAGGGATTGGCTGGGGAGATGAACAACGTTACAGAG GATGATTCGACTGTGGCAGAATCCTTGTTGAGTGGTCTTGATAATTCAGTGGATACTGAGCTGGAGAATAGCAAAGAGAATAATACAGCTGATGAAGACGAGATTTCTTCATCCCTTAGGAAGATCACGGAGGGAgtcaaccttaaaaacaaaatactcGAGAAAAACTTCGACGTTTTCTCAACTTCCATTGACACACTCATTGCGGCTTTGATGGAAAACATGACAGCAGCAAGGGCTGATGTGATAAACGTCAAGGGTCATAACGAGTCCCTGCAAGAACAGGTGAGGAGTGCTGAAGATATTCTCCGCGAAAAGGAAAACACTATAGCTGCATTAGAAACAGACTTGTCATCTTTGATGTCTGTATGTGGCGAGGCTGCCAGCGAACTGCAGTTGGAAGTGAAAAATAATCTCCTAGAGTTGGTTCAGTTACAAGAAAATGACAATGGTGGTGAGACTGAATCAACCGAACATCCACAAGAGGAGCTTCATGTAAGTGAATGCTCCCGGAGAGCGAAAGAGCTATCTTCTGCCGCAGAGAAGGCATGTGCTACTCTTAAGCTATTTGAGACAACAAGTAATGCAGCTGCCGTACTCATCCGAGATATGGAGGACAGACTAAAAGAAACATCTACCGCTTTAGAAAAGGTTGTGTTAGAAAGAGATCTGAACCAAACTGAGGTTTCAAGTTATGTGGCCAAGGTGGAATCTACAGAAGCGCTTTGCCAAGATCTGAAACTTCAGCTGGAAAATCTCAAAGCCGAAGAAGAGAAATGGCATGAAAAAGAGGTGGAGCTTTCTACATTATATGATAAACTGCAAGAGCAAG AAGCAAAGGAAAGCCTAATTCCAGCTTCTGACATACGTGCCCTTTTTGACAAGATAAATGGTATTGAGATGCCTTCAGTAGATCAGACCAATGAGTTAGACCTACAGAGTCCATATGATGTAAAGAAGCTATTCGCGGTTGTTGATAGTGTCACCAAGATGCAGCATCAGATAGACCTCTTATCATATGAACAGAAAGAGCTCACTTCCACCTTGGCAGCAAAGGATCTTGAAATTCAAGGTTTGAAGGAGGCGGCTGAAGCAAAGAGTACGACCGAGCTAGAGCTAGTAAAGGCAAATAAAGAATTGTCCAAGCTTATATCTGGCTTGGAGAAACTGCTGGGTGATGATCCTGTTGTAGACCTAGACTTCTCCGAGTCATGGACGCTCTTACAAGCACTAGAGAAGAAAATAGCTTCCCTTCTACTTGAGTCAGAGAGTTCAAAATCAAAGGCACAAGAACTTGGTTTAAAGTTAGTCAGCAGCGAAAAACTTGTGGAGAaattatcactaaaagtcaaaGAGTTTGAGGATAAACTTCAAAGCAAAGCTGTTCAGCCTGATGTTGTTCATGAAAGGAGCATCTTCGAAGCACCAAGAGCGTCTTCTTCCTCAGAGATATCTGAGATTGAGGACAAG GGAGCTCTGGGGAAAAAATCAATATCAGCTGTGCCTACAGCAGCGCAAGTGAGAGTGGTGAGGAAAGCATCGACGGATCATCTAGCAATCAACATAGATTCAGAGTCCGAGCATCTGATGAACAACAACGAAGCAGATGAAGATAAAG GACATGTTTTCAAGTCTCTCAACATGTCTGGTCTGATTCCAATGCAAGGGAAGATGATAGCAGATCGGGTTGATGGAATATG GGTTTCAGGTGGAAGAGTATTAATGAGCCGTCCTCAAGCAAGGCTTGGCATTATGGTATACAGTCTCTTATTGCATCTGTGGCTCCTAGCTTCCATCTTGTAA
- the LOC103835421 gene encoding U-box domain-containing protein 6: protein MDVSELEENLFAASDAKLHRDMCKELSAVYCKVLSIFPSLEEARPRSKSGIQALCSLHIALEKAKNILQHCSECSKLYLAITGDAVLLKFEKTKSALIDSLRRVEDIVPSSIGSQILDIVGELEHTKFLLDPSEKEVGDSIISLLQQGKKFDNATDNAELEIFHQAATKLSITSSRSALAERRALKKLIDKARAEEDKRKESIVAYLLHLMRKYSKLFRSEAVDENDSQCSPPCSPTGNEDRPHAFGRQLSKFGSVNNSRKPGQMMPTPPEELRCPLSLQLMFDPVIIASGQTYERVCIEKWLSDGHNSCPKTQQQLPHLSLTPNYCVKGLIASWCEQNGITVPTEPPQSLDLNYWRLALSDSESANSKSVDGIGPCTPKEAKLVPSEESSTIGPEQQQHKEEVNAPDVNVLEQYQDILATLDKEEDLGEKCKVVENARLLLKDDEEARILMGANGFVEAFLRFLESAVDKNNAAAQETGAMALFNLAVNNNRNKELMLTSGVIPLLEKMITCPHSQGPATALYLNLSCLEKAKPVIGSSQAVPFFVKLLLQGETQCKLDALHALYNLSTYSPNIPTLLSCNIIKTLQVLASTGDHLWIEKSLAVLINLASSQEGKEEMISSQGMISTLATVLDAGDTVEQEQAVSCLVILCTGSEQCIQMVLQEGVIPSLVSISVNGSSRGRDKSQKLLMLFREQRQREQASPNKDEAPRKSLSAPLPMSVPAQASAPGSEVKPLFKSTSARRTMTRAFSFFWKKSYSIHR, encoded by the exons ATGGATGTAAGCGAGCTAGAGGAGAATTTGTTCGCTGCTAGCGATGCCAAG TTACACAGAGATATGTGCAAGGAACTATCTGCTGTTTATTGCAAGGTATTGTCTATCTTCCCTTCCTTGGAAGAAGCACGTCCGCGGAGTAAGTCAGGGATTCAAGCCTTGTGCTCCTTACATATTGCACTCGAGAAAGCCAAGAACATTCTTCAACACTGCTCTGAGTGTAGCAAACTTTACTTG GCTATCACTGGGGATGCTGTTCTGTTAAAATTTGAGAAAACAAAGTCTGCACTTATCGATAGTCTTAGACGCGTGGAGGACATTGTCCCTAGCTCAATTGGCTCTCAG ATTTTAGACATTGTAGGTGAACTAGAACACACCAAGTTCTTGCTTGATCCATCAGAGAAAGAAGTCGGTGACAGTATAATCTCACTACTCCAACAAGGCAAGAAATTTGACAACGCCACCGACAACGCCGAGCTTGAAATATTCCACCAAGCAGCTACTAAACTCAGCATAACTTCTTCCAGATCAGCTCTAGCAGAGCGGCGCGCTCTAAAGAAACTCATCGACAAGGCACGTGCGGAAGAAGACAAGCGGAAAGAGTCAATCGTGGCTTACCTCTTGCATCTCATGAGAAAATACTCAAAGCTTTTCAGAAGCGAAGCTGTGGATGAGAATGACTCTCAGTGTTCACCACCATGTTCCCCCACTGGTAATGAAGACCGTCCCCATGCGTTTGGGCGTCAACTATCTAAGTTTGGTTCTGTTAATAACAGTAGGAAACCAGGACAGATGATGCCCACTCCACCAGAAGAACTCAGGTGTCCCTTATCTTTGCAGCTTATGTTTGATCCTGTCATTATTGCTTCTGGACAGACTTATGAACGTGTATGCATCGAGAAATGGTTAAGTGATGGACATAACTCTTGCCCCAAGACTCAGCAGCAGCTCCCACATCTTTCCTTGACTCCTAATTACTGTGTGAAAGGTCTGATTGCGAGCTGGTGTGAGCAGAATGGGATCACAGTTCCTACTGAACCACCACAGTCTCTCGACCTCAACTACTGGAGGCTAGCCTTGTCTGACTCTGAATCCGCCAATTCAAAGTCTGTTGATGGTATAGGACCGTGCACACCGAAGGAAGCAAAACTCGTTCCTTCGGAGGAGAGTAGTACTATTGGTCcggaacaacaacaacacaaagaAGAAGTCAATGCGCCTGACGTCAATGTTCTAGAACAGTATCAGGATATATTGGCTACCTTGGACAAAGAGGAGGACTTGGGTGAAAAATGCAAAGTAGTAGAAAACGCCAGGCTGTTGCTGAAGGATGATGAAGAGGCCAGGATCCTCATGGGAGCCAATGGGTTTGTTGAAGCTTTCTTGCGGTTTTTAGAATCAGCTGTTGATAAAAACAATGCAGCCGCACAGGAAACTGGAGCTATGGCTCTATTTAACTTAGCAGTCAACAATAACAG GAACAAAGAATTGATGCTGACTTCAGGAGTCATCCCGCTGCTAGAGAAAATGATCACTTGTCCTCACTCCCAAGGGCCAGCAACTGCGTTGTACCTAAACCTCTCCTGCCTCGAGAAAGCTAAGCCAGTGATTGGCTCAAGTCAAGCAGTTCCCTTTTTCgtgaagcttcttcttcagggAGAAACACAGTGCAAGCTGGATGCTCTTCACGCGCTCTACAACCTCTCAACCTACTCTCCAAATATCCCCACTCTCCTTTCATGTAACATAATCAAAACCCTCCAAGTCCTAGCATCAACAGGTGACCACTTGTGGATAGAGAAGTCATTAGCGGTATTAATAAACTTAGCCTCTAGCCAAGAAGGGAAAGAAGAGATGATATCATCACAAGGGATGATCAGCACTCTCGCAACGGTCCTGGACGCTGGTGACACGGTGGAACAAGAGCAAGCCGTGTCTTGCCTTGTGATCTTGTGCACGGGAAGCGAGCAGTGTATCCAGATGGTGTTGCAAGAAGGAGTGATTCCGTCTCTGGTTTCCATCTCGGTGAATGGAAGTAGCCGAGGAAGAGACAAGTCTCAGAAGCTTCTGATGCTGTTCAGGGAACAGAGGCAACGAGAACAGGCGTCGCCAAATAAAGATGAAGCTCCGAGGAAAAGCTTGTCTGCGCCATTGCCAATGTCTGTACCTGCTCAAGCTTCAGCTCCAGGGTCAGAAGTAAAGCCTTTGTTTAAATCAACATCTGCAAGGAGGACAATGACAAGAGCATTCAGCTTCTTCTGGAAGAAAAGCTACTCCATCCACCGTTGA
- the LOC103835422 gene encoding uncharacterized membrane protein YuiD, whose protein sequence is MEDSTATTTHHYFTIFTNYPLISSLTAFTIAQFIKLFTSWYRERRWDLKQLIGSGGMPSSHSATVTALAVAIGLQEGFGGSHFAIALILASVVMYDATGVRLHAGRQAEVLNQIVYELPAEHPLAESRPLRELLGHTPPQVIAGGMLGSVTAVTGYLFTRVATS, encoded by the exons ATGGAGGATTCTACGGCCACGACGACTCATCATTATTTCACCATTTTCACGAACTACCCTCTCATCTCCTCCCTCACGGCTTTCACCATCGCTCAATTCATCAAACTCTTCACCTCCTG GTATAGGGAAAGGAGATGGGATCTCAAACAGCTTATTGGCTCTGGAGGAATGCCTTCTTCTCATTCAGCTACCGTTACTGCTCTCGCTGTTGCTATTGGTTTACAAGAAGGCTTCGGTGGTTCTCATTTCGCTATTGCTTTGATCTTAGCTTCTGTT GTGATGTATGATGCTACTGGTGTGAGGTTACACGCTGGTCGCCAAGCTGAG GTTCTCAATCAGATTGTCTACGAACTTCCTGCAGAACATCCCTTGGCTGAAAGCAGACCTTTGCGTGAACTTCTCGGCCATACCCCTCCCCAG GTCATTGCTGGTGGAATGCTTGGAAGTGTCACAGCAGTCACTGGATACTTGTTTACCAGGGTAGCTACTAGCTAA